The Streptomyces sp. NBC_01255 genome window below encodes:
- a CDS encoding NAD(P)/FAD-dependent oxidoreductase: MVDADQTFVIVGGGLAGAKAAETLRSEGFNGRVILIGDERDHPYERPPLSKGYLTGAKERDTVFVHEAAWYAAHDIELHLGQAVTAVDREARTVRLGDGTVIRYDKLLLATGAEPRRLDVPGTELAGVHHLRRLAHADRLRQVLAALGRDNGHLVIAGAGWIGLEVAAAARGYGAEVTVVEYEPTPLHRVLGPELGQLFADLHSDHGVRFHFGVKLTEIVGQDGMVLAVRTDDGEEHPAHAVLAAIGAAPRTALAENSGLALVDRADGGGIAVDESLRTSDPDIYAAGDVAAAHHPLLHTRLRVEHWANALNGGPVAARAMLGQTVSYDRVPYFFSDQYDLGMEYSGWAPPGAYDQVVVRGDTGKREFIAFWLKEGRVLAGMNVNVWDVTEPIQKLIRSRAAVDPEALADSSVPLESLVS; encoded by the coding sequence GCGGAGGACTGGCAGGGGCCAAAGCGGCGGAGACACTGCGCTCCGAGGGGTTCAACGGCCGGGTGATCCTCATCGGCGACGAACGCGACCACCCCTACGAGCGCCCACCCCTCTCCAAGGGCTACCTCACCGGCGCCAAGGAGCGGGACACGGTCTTCGTCCACGAGGCCGCCTGGTACGCGGCGCACGACATCGAGCTCCACCTCGGCCAGGCCGTCACCGCCGTCGACCGCGAGGCCCGCACCGTGCGCCTCGGCGACGGCACCGTCATCCGCTACGACAAGCTGCTCCTCGCCACCGGCGCCGAGCCGCGACGCCTCGACGTCCCCGGCACCGAGCTCGCCGGCGTCCACCACCTGCGCCGGCTCGCCCACGCCGACCGGCTCCGCCAGGTCCTCGCGGCCCTCGGCCGGGACAACGGCCACCTGGTGATCGCCGGCGCCGGCTGGATCGGCCTGGAGGTCGCCGCCGCCGCCCGCGGCTACGGCGCCGAGGTCACTGTCGTCGAGTACGAGCCCACCCCGCTCCACCGCGTCCTCGGCCCCGAGCTCGGCCAGCTCTTCGCCGACCTCCACAGCGACCACGGCGTCCGCTTCCACTTCGGCGTCAAGCTCACCGAGATCGTCGGCCAGGACGGCATGGTCCTCGCCGTCCGCACCGACGACGGCGAGGAGCACCCCGCGCACGCCGTGCTCGCCGCGATCGGCGCCGCGCCCCGTACCGCCCTCGCCGAGAACTCCGGGCTCGCCCTTGTCGACCGGGCGGACGGCGGCGGCATCGCCGTCGACGAGTCGCTGCGCACCTCCGACCCCGACATCTACGCCGCCGGGGACGTGGCCGCCGCCCACCATCCGCTGCTCCATACCCGGCTCCGCGTCGAGCACTGGGCCAACGCCCTCAACGGCGGCCCGGTCGCCGCCCGCGCCATGCTCGGCCAGACCGTCTCCTACGACCGGGTGCCCTACTTCTTCTCCGACCAGTACGACCTGGGCATGGAGTACTCCGGCTGGGCGCCCCCGGGCGCGTACGACCAGGTCGTCGTCCGCGGCGACACCGGCAAGCGCGAGTTCATCGCCTTCTGGCTGAAGGAGGGCCGCGTCCTCGCGGGCATGAACGTGAATGTGTGGGACGTCACAGAGCCGATCCAGAAGCTCATCCGTTCCCGTGCGGCCGTGGACCCGGAGGCCCTCGCCGACTCCTCCGTACCCCTGGAGAGCCTGGTCTCGTAA
- the dnaG gene encoding DNA primase translates to MAGRINDDDVKAVRDAVPIDAVVSEYLQLRNAGGGNLKGLCPFHDEKSPSFQVSPSKGLFHCFGCQEGGDTLAFVMKIDHLSFSETVERLAAKAGITLRYEEGGYNPGHQRGERIRLVEAHKVATQFYIDQLDSPEAEIGRKFLAERGFDQAAAAHFGVGYSPAGWDHLTRFLRGKGFSDKELILSGLSQDGRRGPIDRFRGRLMWPIRDVGGDVVGFGARKLRDDDNGPKYLNTPETPIYKKSQVLYGVDLAKKDIAKVSRAVVVEGYTDVMACHLAGVTTAIATCGTAFGGDHIKILRRLLMDNGSARVIFTFDGDAAGQKAALRAFEDDQKFAAETYIAIAPDGMDPCELRLAKGDAAVAELVQPRTPLFEFALRQIVKRYDLETPAGRAAALDEAAPVVARIKNIGAQHEVAVQLAGMLGILDTQFVVKRVAQLARWARDRGGKGPAQPAPQRGYDTPAPSAAASGPALNLRSPAHRTERELLKLALQRPELVSPAFDAYGIDEFTAPPYAAVRQCVQDAGGATGAPSDYLDAVREAAPNDSVRALVTELAVETIFAKNVDEAYAGDQLVTVRLRAVDRRIRDVQGTLARLGANGDPEQLSAVQNELWVLTQYGQSLRNNGAGAL, encoded by the coding sequence GTGGCAGGCAGGATCAACGATGACGACGTGAAGGCGGTCCGGGACGCGGTCCCGATCGACGCCGTCGTGTCCGAGTACCTCCAGCTGCGCAACGCGGGCGGCGGAAACCTCAAGGGCCTCTGCCCCTTCCACGACGAGAAGTCGCCCTCCTTCCAGGTCAGCCCCAGCAAGGGACTCTTCCACTGCTTCGGCTGCCAGGAGGGCGGCGACACCCTCGCCTTCGTGATGAAGATCGACCACCTCTCCTTCTCGGAGACGGTCGAGCGCCTCGCCGCGAAGGCGGGCATCACCCTGCGGTACGAGGAAGGCGGCTACAACCCCGGCCACCAGCGCGGGGAGCGCATCCGCCTGGTCGAGGCGCACAAGGTCGCCACCCAGTTCTACATCGACCAACTCGACTCGCCCGAAGCCGAGATCGGCCGGAAGTTCCTCGCCGAGCGCGGCTTCGACCAGGCCGCCGCCGCCCACTTCGGCGTCGGCTACTCCCCGGCCGGCTGGGACCACCTCACCCGCTTCCTGCGCGGCAAGGGCTTCTCCGACAAGGAACTGATCCTCTCCGGCCTCTCCCAGGACGGTCGCCGCGGCCCCATCGACCGCTTCCGCGGCCGCCTCATGTGGCCCATCAGGGACGTCGGCGGCGATGTCGTCGGCTTCGGCGCGCGCAAGCTCCGCGACGACGACAACGGCCCCAAGTACCTCAACACGCCCGAGACGCCGATCTACAAGAAGTCCCAGGTGCTCTACGGCGTCGACCTGGCCAAGAAGGACATCGCCAAGGTCAGCCGGGCCGTCGTCGTCGAGGGCTACACCGACGTCATGGCCTGCCACCTCGCCGGCGTCACCACCGCCATCGCGACCTGCGGCACCGCCTTCGGCGGCGACCACATCAAGATCCTCCGCCGCCTCCTGATGGACAACGGCTCGGCCCGCGTCATCTTCACCTTCGACGGCGACGCCGCCGGCCAGAAGGCTGCCCTGCGCGCCTTCGAGGACGACCAGAAGTTCGCCGCCGAGACGTACATCGCCATCGCCCCCGACGGCATGGACCCCTGCGAACTCCGGCTCGCCAAGGGCGACGCGGCCGTCGCCGAACTCGTCCAGCCGCGCACCCCGCTCTTCGAGTTCGCGCTCCGCCAGATCGTGAAGCGCTACGACCTGGAGACCCCGGCCGGCCGCGCCGCCGCCCTCGACGAGGCCGCCCCCGTCGTCGCCCGCATCAAGAACATCGGCGCGCAGCACGAGGTCGCCGTCCAGCTCGCCGGCATGCTCGGCATCCTCGACACCCAGTTCGTCGTCAAGCGGGTCGCCCAGCTCGCCCGCTGGGCCCGCGACCGCGGCGGCAAGGGCCCCGCGCAGCCGGCCCCGCAGCGCGGCTACGACACCCCGGCCCCGTCGGCCGCCGCCTCCGGCCCCGCGCTCAACCTGCGCAGCCCCGCCCACCGCACCGAGCGCGAACTCCTCAAGCTCGCCCTCCAGCGCCCCGAACTGGTCTCCCCGGCCTTCGACGCGTACGGCATCGACGAGTTCACCGCCCCGCCCTACGCGGCCGTCCGCCAGTGCGTCCAGGACGCGGGCGGCGCCACCGGCGCCCCCTCCGACTATCTCGACGCCGTCCGCGAGGCGGCCCCCAACGACAGCGTCCGCGCCCTCGTCACCGAACTCGCCGTCGAGACGATCTTCGCCAAGAACGTCGACGAGGCCTACGCGGGCGACCAGCTCGTCACCGTCCGGCTGCGCGCCGTCGACCGCCGCATCCGAGACGTCCAGGGCACCCTGGCCCGGCTCGGCGCGAACGGCGACCCGGAACAGCTCTCGGCCGTCCAGAACGAACTGTGGGTGCTCACGCAGTACGGCCAGTCCCTGCGGAACAACGGCGCCGGGGCCCTCTGA
- a CDS encoding RNA polymerase sigma factor: MQTQTETVSASQEQPPRPAEPEPDLDEEPEIPVQRRRTDLGGNGPSSDLFRQYLREIGRIPLLSAEEEVDLARRVEAGLFAEEKLTNTPDLDSRLAIDLDRLVVLGRIAKRKLIEANLRLVVSVAKRYVGRGLTMLDLVQEGNLGLIRAVEKFDYARGYKFSTYATWWIRQAMSRALADQARTIRVPVHVVELINRVIRVQRRMLQERGYEPTAEEVAAQLDLAPERVGEVLRLAQEPVSLHAPVGEEDDVALGDLIEDGDAASPVESAAFLLLRRHLEDVLSTLGERERKVVQLRYGLDDGRPRTLEEIGRIFGVTRERIRQIESKTLSKLRDHAYADQLRGYLD, encoded by the coding sequence GTGCAGACCCAGACCGAGACCGTGTCCGCGTCCCAGGAACAGCCACCACGCCCGGCGGAACCAGAACCCGACCTCGACGAGGAGCCCGAGATCCCGGTCCAGCGGCGCCGCACCGACCTCGGTGGCAACGGGCCCTCCTCCGACCTCTTCCGCCAGTACCTCCGCGAGATCGGCCGCATCCCGCTCCTCAGCGCCGAGGAGGAGGTCGACCTGGCCCGGCGCGTCGAGGCCGGACTCTTCGCCGAGGAGAAACTCACCAACACCCCCGACCTGGACAGCCGGTTGGCGATCGACCTGGACCGGCTCGTCGTCCTCGGCCGGATCGCCAAACGCAAGCTCATCGAGGCCAACCTCCGCCTCGTCGTCTCCGTCGCCAAGCGGTACGTCGGCCGCGGCCTGACCATGCTGGACCTCGTCCAGGAGGGGAACCTGGGTCTCATCAGAGCGGTCGAGAAGTTCGATTACGCGCGCGGCTACAAGTTCTCCACGTACGCGACCTGGTGGATCCGCCAGGCCATGTCCCGGGCCCTCGCCGACCAGGCCCGGACCATCCGCGTCCCCGTCCACGTCGTCGAACTCATCAACCGGGTCATCCGCGTCCAGCGCCGCATGCTCCAGGAGCGCGGCTACGAACCCACCGCCGAGGAGGTCGCCGCCCAGCTCGACCTGGCCCCCGAGCGGGTCGGCGAGGTCCTCCGCCTCGCCCAGGAACCGGTCTCCCTGCACGCCCCCGTCGGCGAGGAGGACGACGTCGCCCTCGGCGACCTCATCGAGGACGGCGACGCCGCCTCACCCGTCGAGTCCGCTGCCTTCCTGCTGCTCCGGCGCCACCTGGAGGACGTGCTCTCCACCCTCGGCGAGCGCGAACGGAAGGTCGTCCAGCTCCGCTACGGCCTCGACGACGGCAGGCCCCGCACCCTGGAGGAGATAGGCCGCATCTTCGGCGTGACCCGCGAACGCATCCGCCAGATCGAGTCCAAGACCCTCAGCAAACTCCGGGACCACGCCTACGCCGACCAACTGCGGGGCTATCTGGACTAG
- a CDS encoding ABC transporter ATP-binding protein codes for MAGPGGRMMAGGGPDQRSMDFKGSGKRLVKQLVPERATLWVMLLAMVLSVAASVVGPKILGKATDLVFAGVVGRQTADASSKADAIAGLRAAGDSGMADMLSGVDFVPGQGIDFGEVGEVLLWVLVIYVAAGLLMLVSTRLSIKVINRTVFRMREDVQTKLARLPLSYFDKAKRGEVLSRATNDIDNISQTLQQSMGQLINSLLTIVGVLAMMFWISPLLALVALVTVPVSVFVAAKIGKRSQPHFVQQWKSTGTLNAHVEEMYTGHNLVKVFGRQEESAKDFREQNEALYEAGFKAQFNSGVMQPVMFFVSNINYVLVAVVGGLRVASGTLSIGDVQAFIQYSRQFSMPLTQVASMANLVQSGVASAERVFELLDAPEQEPDAPTSEHATDLPPADFKGKVALEEVSFRYQEDKPLIEDLSLTVEPGQTVAIVGPTGAGKTTLVNLLMRFYEVTGGRITLDGTDIATMTREDLRKGIGMVLQDTWLFGGTIADNIAYGTTREVTRAEIEEAARAAHADRFVRTLPEGYDTVIDDDGAGVSAGEKQLITIARAFLSDPVILVLDEATSSVDTRTEVLIQKAMARLAHGRTSFVIAHRLSTIRDADVILVMENGSIVEQGTHEELLKSAGAYARLYRAQFAQAVAEVD; via the coding sequence ATGGCCGGTCCTGGCGGACGCATGATGGCCGGTGGCGGCCCCGACCAGCGGTCGATGGACTTCAAGGGCTCGGGCAAGCGGCTGGTCAAGCAGCTGGTGCCCGAGCGCGCCACGCTCTGGGTGATGCTGCTCGCGATGGTGCTGTCGGTGGCGGCCTCCGTGGTCGGGCCGAAGATCCTCGGCAAGGCGACCGACCTCGTCTTCGCGGGTGTCGTCGGGCGGCAGACGGCCGACGCTTCCTCGAAGGCGGACGCGATCGCGGGGCTCCGCGCGGCGGGCGACTCCGGCATGGCGGACATGCTGTCCGGGGTCGACTTCGTCCCCGGGCAGGGCATCGACTTCGGCGAGGTCGGCGAGGTCCTGCTCTGGGTCCTCGTGATCTACGTGGCGGCGGGCCTGCTCATGCTGGTCTCCACCCGTCTGTCGATCAAGGTGATCAACCGGACGGTCTTCCGCATGCGCGAGGACGTCCAGACGAAGCTGGCGCGGCTGCCGCTGTCGTACTTCGACAAGGCGAAGCGCGGCGAGGTGCTGTCCCGGGCGACCAACGACATCGACAACATCTCGCAGACGCTCCAGCAGTCGATGGGCCAGCTGATCAACTCGCTGCTCACGATCGTCGGCGTGCTCGCGATGATGTTCTGGATCTCGCCGCTGCTCGCGCTGGTGGCGCTGGTGACGGTGCCGGTCTCGGTCTTCGTCGCGGCGAAGATCGGCAAGCGCTCGCAGCCGCACTTCGTGCAGCAGTGGAAGTCCACGGGCACGCTCAACGCGCACGTGGAGGAGATGTACACCGGGCACAACCTGGTGAAGGTCTTCGGCCGGCAGGAGGAGTCCGCGAAGGACTTCCGCGAGCAGAACGAGGCGCTGTACGAGGCCGGGTTCAAGGCGCAGTTCAACAGCGGTGTGATGCAGCCGGTGATGTTCTTCGTCTCGAACATCAACTACGTCCTGGTGGCCGTGGTCGGCGGTCTGCGGGTGGCGAGCGGCACGCTCTCCATCGGTGACGTGCAGGCCTTCATCCAGTACTCGCGCCAGTTCTCGATGCCGCTGACGCAGGTCGCGTCGATGGCGAACCTGGTGCAGTCGGGCGTGGCCTCGGCGGAGCGGGTCTTCGAGCTCCTCGACGCGCCGGAGCAGGAGCCGGACGCCCCGACGAGCGAGCACGCGACCGACCTGCCCCCGGCGGACTTCAAGGGCAAGGTCGCCCTGGAGGAGGTCTCCTTCCGGTACCAGGAGGACAAGCCGCTCATCGAGGACCTGTCGCTCACGGTGGAGCCGGGCCAGACGGTCGCGATCGTCGGCCCGACGGGCGCCGGCAAGACGACCCTCGTCAACCTCCTCATGCGGTTCTACGAGGTGACGGGCGGCCGGATCACCCTGGACGGGACGGACATCGCGACGATGACCCGCGAGGACCTGCGGAAGGGCATCGGCATGGTCCTCCAGGACACGTGGCTCTTCGGCGGCACCATCGCGGACAACATCGCGTACGGCACGACGCGCGAGGTGACCCGGGCGGAGATCGAGGAGGCGGCGCGGGCCGCGCACGCCGACCGGTTCGTCCGTACCCTGCCCGAGGGGTACGACACGGTCATCGACGACGACGGGGCCGGGGTCAGCGCGGGCGAGAAGCAGCTGATCACCATCGCCCGGGCGTTCCTGTCCGACCCGGTGATCCTCGTCCTCGACGAGGCCACCAGCTCGGTCGACACCCGCACCGAGGTGCTGATCCAGAAGGCGATGGCCCGACTGGCCCACGGGCGTACGTCGTTCGTCATCGCGCACCGGCTCTCCACGATCCGGGACGCGGACGTGATCCTGGTGATGGAGAACGGCTCGATCGTCGAACAGGGCACGCACGAGGAGCTGTTGAAGTCGGCCGGCGCCTACGCCCGGCTGTACAGGGCGCAGTTCGCCCAGGCGGTCGCCGAGGTCGACTGA